tcacttttgtgcatgccatgtggacacacacaagttttggggccattccctagatccgatgctcgatttctgacgaaaccctagttctgttgaccgcgcggtctaccccttcgactgcatcccatcgggggtcccccggtgggcgtatgcctacatttgagcttggttaggtcataggtacatgtggaaacaaggatcatcccatatgatcccaaggttctctccggttcacctccgagggagttcccccctatacatgcagaatctgcctaagtgtagaaccccctgtccgagaagccggacacacccgggggggtagcattggatatagcaccatctcaaatcacttttgtgcatgccatgtggacacacataagttttggggccattccctagatccgatgctcgatctctgacgaaaccctagttctgttgaccgcgccgtctacccctttgactgcatcccatcgggggtcccccggtgggcgtatgcctccaattgattggttaggtcataggtacatgtggaaacaaggagacGGTGGCCGTCGGTGTAGACAGcagtgtgccgacggtgaccgtgcgCCGATGGTCAGCTCCTTCGCCGGTCGACGAGGGCCTCTGTGCCGAcgaccccgacatttggccgtcggcacatgggctggccgtcggcacatgccGGCTCTCCCATAGTGATGCATGCATGAGAATAGAATAAGAAAGAAAACATAAGTGATTCTTCCTTTGGTGGCATCTACAGCTTGCATGCGCGTCCGTCCGGAAGGCAAATAACCAAACCGGACGGTGAAGCAAAGTAATATCCTTAATTTGGCTCTGTATTTTCTTTTCAGGTTTTCTTCTGAGAGCCTTTCTTTTCAGGTTGCAAAGCTATATTTTCTTTTCAGGTTTTGAAGACACAGATAATAATACACTTGAATCACACTACTCTTTCCAGATCGATGGTACCATACAGCATGGGTATGTCCAGATTTTAGTCGATTTAGATCTAACTAAAACCCAATTGGGTGACATCTCTCAAATCTCAGTTACATCCTAGTCGTAATTTGGCAACTTGCACGTTAACACCGATAATAATTTCAGTTTTGCAAGAATTCGTGAGACTTCGAGCCTCGATCTAGCGAAAAGTTAACTATGCTTTAGTAGCTTGATTTTTTTACAACCAATCACATCCATAGCGGCTGTggccctgctgctgttctgcacaAACAAATACCCGCATTGCGCGTCCACCCCTCAGCTACCTATCCCTTCCCCACAATGCAGCACATTATGGAGATTCAACTTTGGATGTCCCCAACTACCGAGTCGGGAAGACGATTGACAAGGGGAACGGGATAGGTCACCAGATCTAGCACCGACAGTGCTCTCGCTAGGTGTGTTTTATGCCGCTGGTCCAAATCAGCAAGGTGTGATTGTGGCTACCGGTACCAAATCAGCGAGCCTAGGGCAGCTTGGATGACGGTTTGAGGCTACTGATTTACGATGCTACATCCGGTCACCCGATATGTTGTGAACACACATGCGATATATTGTGGACGCGATATGTTGAATCGTTTTCGCGGCGTTATCTACATGTGAGGTTATCTCGCATTTTTGATGTTGCACACTTGAGTTCAATATGCTGCAAATAAATGCGTCTTTTTGCACCATTAGTAATTTTGAATTTTTGCTCGTCCATGTAACATCATGAAAAAAGTTTGTTGTATAACCAGTTGTTGTTGCATTACTATTTTTGAATATTGCATAACTCTTTTGTATTGTTTGTTGCGCATTCTAAAAAATGTTGCGATGATTTTTTGCTATTTTAGACTTTGCTTTAAAATACAGATGAAAAAATACATAGATGGTTGATCGGAAGGTACTCTCTCTATTGAAAAATATAAGATGTCATAAATGTCCAATTTACACCGCTAGAACTGTCATATATTTAGAAATAGAGGGAGAACTCCATGGTTTTCCCTgccataagggcatctccaacgggctgACGTAAAACGGACGCCAAGTGACAAGCTAGATCCATTTGCATCGGCCTAAATGATCGAAATCGGCGGCCTAAATGGTCGAAATCGGCCATGCGTCTATTTGAATCTAGGGGTGTTCCCAACGATCCTaccaaaaaaagagaaaaaatgaCAATATTTGTGTTGCATTTGCATCTGGACGGACAAGCCGGTCAGTTATGCATCGGGCCGCTGGGTTGGGTGCAGACGCATCTTGAAACGATCGTTCCGCGTCCTACCAACACAAAAACAGAAAGTATGTGTGTTgtccgtttttttttttttgacagaatGTGTTGTCCGTTTATGAGAACGCAAAAGGGCAAGATTTATTGACGGGTATGATCCAGCTAGCTACACGAACAAATATCGGAATGTCTGTTTAGGACACGGTTTCTTTGTTGCCAAGTTCGGGAACGGGCCCACCGCGCGCTGACGTCATTGATTACTGTAGCAGAGTCAGGCATTGCCAGCACGAGAAGAGGGAGAAAGAAGGAGAATGGAGCTTCCTTCTCCACTCGATTCGCCCCTTCCGTTAGCCTGCCTATATATGTACCTCCTCCGCGGCATGCACTAGCTCAATCACCTCACCTCACCTCGCTCCGCCCGCCCGCCTCGGCCTCCCTTCCACCGCCTCACATCCCAGCCCCAGCCCCAGTCCGGCCCAGCCGCCGCCTCCCCCGAACTACGTACAGGGCTTCCACCTCCGATCGCCGACCGGCGTTGATCGATCAACAGCTAGCTACACGTACGTACCGAGCGATCGATCGAGGAGAGGGGAAGGTACGTAGGGACTAGGGAGGAGATCGATAAGGGGCCGGCCGGAGATGGGCGGCGCGGGGTGGGGCGTGATGGAGGGGATGAAGCCGGTGGCGGGGATGGTGGTGGTGCAGTTCGTCTTCGCCGGCGTCAACATCTTCTACAAGCTAGCCGTGAGCGACGGCATGGACATGCGGGTGCTCATCGCCTACCGCTACATCTTCGCCTCCGTAGTCCTCGCGCCACTCGCATACTGTGTCGAGAGGTTCGTACCTCCTTACTCATCGGCTCTCCTTTCACTCAACGTACGAATTAAAATTCACCAGCTAGCATATGATCGCATATACACATGCATGCATTATATTCCCATACTTAATTATCAATTTGCGTGGATTTTCTTTTCTAATAAAAAAGCACCGGCAGCACAAGTTACAGTCATATATGTATGTATAGATAGAGTATATACTTGTACGAAGCATCTTCTCTACGCATCAGCAAGCTAGTTGGTCTGATTATCTACCTGTGCTAATATGCGTTACCAGGGCATCAAATGCCTTGCTTTGGCCAATTAGATTACTAATTGTTCTTGCCTTTTGTGTTGGGTCACTCAAGTCGGTGTGCATGCATGTTTTCTCTCAAGAATAAGCCAAAGCCAGTGCATGGGTGTCCCTTTCTTGTATTTTCTCCATGTTTTCCCATGTCCCCTCCCCCGCTCTGTTGACCTGCTTTTTTGTAGCAGCAAAGAAATTAATTAAGAACTTTGTGAAAAGCTACGGTCTAGCTAGCTTCCATGCGCTCCGGCCCATTGTTTATTTTATTTGGCCATGAAGGAAAAAAGGCTTGAAAACAAACCAAATCTCGAAAAGGGAACACAAAAGAGAGCAATTATatatatttattcatgtgtgcaGATGCTTTATCTTCATTTTGTAATGGAAAAGTGCACTCCATATAGTATATGCTAACTGGTTAATTGCATGCAAAGTATTCTTTTTTAGGAGAGATCATGCAAAGTGTACTTGGTGACAACTATATATGTTAGTAATTCGACTTAATCTGCTGCAGGAAGAAGCGCACAAAGCTGACTTGGCGAGTCATCGTGCTCTCCTTCATCTGCGGCCTCTGCGGGTAAGCAATGACTTGAATAATTGATTGAATTGTCGCCTTTTTCGTTTGTTTTTTCTGgctttgtttagtacaaataAATATACTGCATAAATGTTTCCACCAGTTTGAACTTTTAGTTGAATTGGCTAGAGTAACAATCTTATATGGTTTATCAGAGCTAAGAGGAGGTTTCAAGTTCGGGACCCTGCATGCTAAGGCAATATTAActagaaaacaaaaagaaaagttATGCGACCACCACTAAGAACTAAAAGAGCCTAGACGTAAGAGAGAGCAACAAACCTTTTGATGAGGAAATTCAGGTGCTCAAAGGGGATTCCATCGGGTCGCCTGCAACACATGCATAGTGCCAAACATTGAGCTAGCGTGGATGCGTCACGGGGTGCTCGCCGGCGGGCAACCCTTTAGCTTCCTTTTGTATCCATGGAGCACATGCCTCGAGCAGGCGTCCACTAGCTTCATTGTAAAGGTTTGGCACAACCGAACTGATGGAATCCCCTGCTGCTTTGCCTGCCAAAGAAACTCCTATCACCAAACCATGGAAGTAaacaaacatgcatgcatggctATCGTCCCCGTGCCCCGCAGATTAATTTGTCAACGTAGTGCACCATGGATCCTCCTAGAAGTTGCTACTTGCACCGATGGAGCCACCCAATGGATCGAATATACGCCGGCCTAATTTACTTCTCCTTGACTTGCGTATCCATCGCCATCAATACGCATGCATCCAATGCATGGCCTTTTTCGTTTCCAGTCCCCCATAGGAAATGGTTCCTTGGACTCTAGCGCCGCATGCATTGCCATCGTCAGCTGTCTCGCTCGAATATACTACTGTACGTACAAAGCTGTACGATAGATGGGTACATGTACGCACGTATATATGGTACGTCAGGGGTATCACATCCTCATGCTTTTCGTACTCGACTAGAATTCCTTCATTCAATCGTGGCCCAACCCAAGAACCAACGGCCCAAGAACAAAGATAGATACTACATGTAGGACATTATATTGCTGTACTACTGTATGTGTCGTAGCAGTACGTAGGTGTGTGATCGATTacgctgcatgcatgcatgtattGACTCATTTTGAAATTTGCAATGGTGTACACATGAATGCAGGGGCTCGCTGGCGCAGAACCTCTACATCTCCGGCATGAAGCTCACCTCCGCCACCTTCGCATCCGCAATGACCAACCTCATCCCGGCCATCACCTTCGTCCTCGCCGTGCTCTTCCGCTACGAGGGCCTCGCCATCCGCACCGTGCCCGGCCAGGCCAAGGTAGCCGGCACCCTACTCGGCGTCGGGGGCGCCATGCTCCTCACTTTCTACAAGGGCGCACAGGTCACCCTCTGGCCGCCCACGCACGTCAACCTCGCCGCCCAGCTCGCCGCCCGCCACCACTCCTCTCACCCCTCCGCTGCCGCCACCATCGCCACCTCCGAGCCCAGCAGCGGCAACCGCGCCATGGGATCGCTGCTCTGCACGGGCAGCTGCTTCTTCTACGCGCTCTGGCTCATCCTGCAGGCCAGGCTCAGCCGGGAGTACCCCTTCCACTACTCAACCACCGCACTCATGTGCCTCATGAGCGCGCTCCAGTCCGCGCTCTTCGCCCTCTGCTTCGACCGGGACCCCGCCCAGTGGCGCCTCACATTCGACGTCCGCctcctcgccgtcgtctacaccggGGTGCTCGCCTCGGGGGTCATGCTCGTCGTCCTCTCGTGGTGCGTCAAGCGCCGCGGCCCGCTCTTCGCCTCCGTCTTTAACCCCATGATGCTCGTCATCGTAGCCGTCCTCAGCTCCCTGCTGCTCGGGGAGGAGCTGCACCTCGGCAGCGTGCTCGGGGCCGTGCTCATCGTCGTCGGCCTCTACGCCGTGCTCTGGGGGAAAGGGCGCGAGGCCGCGGCCGCCTCCCCGGAGCACGGCAAGGCAGCCGCCCCTGCGCACGAGGTCCCGCACATCGACATCGTCGTCCACCGccatcctccaccgccgccatctCCGCAGCAGCAACCTCAGTCTCCTGAAGCAGCATCCGCTGCACGGTGATACCGCGTCGAAGAAGAGGGACCGGCGATCGACGATATGAACTGGTCCAACCCCCGGCCGGCGATAACACTTCGTTGACTAGCTAGTGTTTTAATTCGGTGGTTAATTAGAACTTGATCGGATTGTCTAGTAGTGTACGTAGTTCTCTGATTTTGTTGATGCTCAACTAACTGTAGAGGATGAGGATCACACACTTGTGAACTGCAAATTAAGATAGGGATCCACTAGTGCAAAGCAAACTGAGGCGAGATTATTGTACAACTGAGATGAGATGAGATAACATGAGATGAGAtgagatgagatgagatgaatCAACCAATAAAATTTCAGGCACAAATTTTTTGAGACAAAATTAGAGGATAATTATTTGTTGACTTCATTAAGAAATGCTTAACTATTACTACTACTCTGCTCACTGAATTTTGTTGACATATACACTATATATACTACTTCTGTATGTAGTCATTATCCATATCAGTTCATGACTACCAGCTCCACTTATGTTACACCACCAGAGAAAAAGAAACAAAATACCAGATAACCAAATCAGAAATGAAAGGAAGAAAAAAAACACAAGTACGACCAAATGGAGTATTGTTTTTATCTAGCTAGACAAGCAACAGGAAGAtgatttccaaaaaaaaaaaaacaggaagatGACTGAATTTCATAGTTGTAAAAGCACAACATTTTGTGGTTCAAACACTTTCTACAATTTTTGTCCGATGGCCTTTAAAATGTTGGCCTAATTTAATTGACTTGTGGGTGACTAGCTAGTTAAGTTCCATCGACCAATAAGCGCCGTGCATTGCAGCTGTCACTTTTTCCCAGATTAAGGAAAAGCAACATTGCAGATGTCCGAAAGAAACCAGACGAGGTGCATGCGCTGCTCTGGTTGCTATCACATCTTGTGTTTCACATTATCTTGACACACGTCCACATCATGCATCCATGTGTGGTGGTATTTCAGGTAAACTATCCTAGCTCACATGAGCTAATCTAGCGTTGCAATTTAGAAATTTAGTACTGAGATATGTAGTGCTGGCTGCCGAATTTTCAGTCTTAAATTGAAGATGCTAGCTGCCTATCTATCAATATCTGAACTGATGGATGGATCAGGTTCAGGCAAAACACTAGACTGAGCATGGTGCGATGCCAAAGCAAGGCAACTTTGAGCTCAACTTACTACATGCGTCACGGCGATCTGCCAACTGCACTATATAGAAGCTAGGTAGGTAGATTCCTTTCATTCGAATCCTGTATACGGCGATCTGCCAATTCACTGACACTGTGTTTGGATGTTGCAATTGGAGCTCGGAAATGAATTGGGCCAGAAATTCCATTTCCAAGTTGGAAAGGAAATGGACTGCAATTCCATTTCTGCTGTTTGGATGTATATGGAATTTCTGCAGGGAATCACAGGCTAGCACCCAATTCTAAATCATGTTTGGATGTCCAGGGCATGGAATTGACAGTTCTCACCAAGGGGACCAGTTCTCCAATGGTTCTGCAAATTTCAGAGAAAAAAAAAATTAGAACATCTAGCACTCATACACGTACAGGAAGAAGGGCATGTTGGGGAGGGGCCGGTCGGAGCAGGCCGCCGTTTGCCTCCGCCTGCCGCTGCTTGCCCCAGCCCGCCGCTGCTAGCCTCCGCCCGCCGCAACGTGCCCCTGCCATCCGCGGTTGACTTGGGGCGATCTAGGGTTGGAGGCCAGGGGACTGCGACCGACTGAGTCGAGCCGGCGAACGGGCGCTGCAGCAGGCGTGCTAGTCGAGCGCGGCGACCGACTGAGTCGAGCCGGAGGGCGGGGATGAGGAGGACGGAGGGGGTACTCACCGGAgccagagccgccgccgcccctgcgCTTCCTCTGTCGCCGCTGCGTTTCCTCTTTTGGCTGTGTCACGAACGGGTACGCGAGCCTTTCCGAGCCTTTCCGAGCTGTGGAGCTCGGAAAGGAACGAGGCCACTTAACACAGGCCGCGGGCGGGCGTGGAATTGGGTCGACGTTTCCACGGTCCAAATTCTGAGCCACTTCAAACAGCGGAATTCGGTCTACCAATTCCATACAGGCAATTCCGAGGCTCAATTCATACATCCAAACACAGTGTGAACGAaaagaaaagatacagctgggagCGTAACTGACCAGTGGCTGTGTACCGCACGACCGAGTACTTTCTGAAACGTGGTATCCATAAATCTACGGAAGCATTTCGTATCCTGTATATGAGATGTATATATAGGATCGTGAACCCTCACCGGCTCTAACGACCCAAAAACAGCAGTAGCAGCAGCAACAACGTCTGTGTGGCTGTGTCGCCACGATGACCGGCCGCCATCAGACAAGCGGGGCCAGCGATTGGCGAGATGAACTAGACTCTCGGTCAAAGAAGATTTGTTTGTGTTCTGTGATCAGGATGCAGACTTCGCCGAGATGGAATTAGTGATTGGGCGGTTAGAACCCTAATTGAAACTTGTTCTTAATTAGAAGGCTCGGAGGATCAGAACTAACTGTAGAGGATCACCGAATCATACCTGCAAATTCAGATAGGGGAGAGAGGAACTGTAGTGCAAGGAAGTGAAGGAACTGAGGAAAGAATGTAACTGGAATGAGATGAGATCAAAAAACTTGGGCACAATTTTTTTTGTTGAAGACAAAGTATaatagttagataatttcattaAGGAATACTAGCTTATTACCACATACTAgtcttaagccttgggatggaggttcGAGTAAATGGTGAACTTACTATGCCGGTGATTCCCTCAAGAGGCATTCGACAAGGTGACCCAATCAGTCTGTACTTATTTTTGCTATACACGGAGGGTTTATCATGTTTGTTAAATGCTCGTCAGATGGATGGTACTCTTAGTGGCATCCGGAATGGGAGGAGTGGCCCAGCTATCTCCCACCTGTTGTTTGCGGACGACAGTATTTTCTTTGCAAAGAGTGATTCTGCTAGTGTGGAAATTTTGAAGGATACTTTGAACACTTACTGTTCTGGGTCGGGACAGAAAATTAACTTGCACAAATCCTCGGTGTTCTTTGGTTCCCATTGCAATGAACAAGTTAAAACAACAGTAATGACAAGACTGGGTGTTCAGAATGAAGCCCTTCAGGAGACTTATCTTGGCATGCCCACTCATGTGGGTTAATCTCCTCTGAGCACCTTTAGGTTCTTGCCTGACCATATGTGGAGAAGAGCTAATGGTTGGTCGGATAGACCATCATCTCGGGCAGGGAAAGAAGCCTTGTTGAAGGCTGTTGCCCAAGCTATTCCTACGCATGTGATGAATTATTTTGAACTCCCTGTGGGCACATGTGATAGTATGAGGAGCATGGTCTCTGACACTTGGTGGGGAGTCGAAGATGGAAAAAAGAAAATGCACTGGAGATCTTGGGACTGGTTAACAATGCCTAAATCTCTGGGTGGAATGGGTTTTCGCGACATGGCTGTGTTCAGTCAAGCAATGTTGGGAAAGCAAGCTTGGTGGCTGCTTACATAACCAGACTCATTAACAACAGCTTACATAACCAGGTTCTGAAAGGGAGGTACTTCCCTAACAACAGCTTCTGGTCGGCCTCTTGTCCAAGCACTGCATCTTACACTTGGAGAAGTATTATTTTCGGGAAGGAGATGCTGACCCAAGGCCTTCGATGGGGTGTGGGAACTGGATCCACTATTCGAATTGTTGAAGATGATTGGATCCCCAATACCCCAGCTTATATGGTTACTTCGCTTGAGGATATGGTTAATCCGATAGTGGAGGGCCAAACTGTTGATACTCTGATTGATAGTGAGTCACACACATGGAATGAAGATCGGTTGAGAGAAACCTTCCATGAGGGCATAGTACAGAATATCTTGTCGGTGCTGATTAGCTCTCAGGGAGGACATGACTATGCCTCTTGGCCTCATACGAAGAATGGTCGTTACTCAGTCCGGTCTGCATACAACATGGCACGAGCAAATATATTCCATCGTGCCCAAAGTGGCCCTGGGAGGGGGTCGAGTTCACGGCTTGAACAAGAAGAGAAGGGGTGGAAAAAGATCTGGGCAGTCCATGCGCCACAAAAGATGAAGATTATCTTATGGAGGCTTGCCCATGATTGTCTTCCAACAGGCTATCAGCTTTGTCACACATTTCAGCATCTGTTTCCTGCATTTTTTGCAACCGGATGGAGAAAGTTGAACACACCTTCCTTTTCTGTGATTATGCCGCTGAAGTGTGGGAGGGTATCAAAGAGATATATGGTATCAACCTGTGTCTCCGTTTCTTCATAACTCCACGTCAATGGTTGTTTGATATTCTAATGCGATCCACAGATACTCAAGCAACAGTTATAACCATAACAATCTGGCACATTTGGGAGGCGAGAAACGGTGCAAGAAATGATGAAGGCTTTTTACATCCGAAGTGAATTGTTGAGAAGACGCGGGCCTATGTGGACATGGTACTCGAGCACTGTGTCAATCAGCCCCGTGTTGCTCGGTGTGGGTCAGTTACATCACCTCTAAGATGGACTCCACCGCCAGCCGGCACTGTATTGATAAATGTTGACTCTGCCATCTTTGCGACTTCTCGACGGATGGGTATGGGTGCGGTGATTCTGGATGATCAAGGATGGTTCTTATCAGGTTTCTGTGAGCATCAGAATGAAGTCACAACACCTGAACTTGCTGAATGTTTGGCGATGAGGAGAGCGATTCAGTTTGCATAGGTAGAAGGCCACCAGCGCATCATCTTGGCATCTAACTGACTATCTGTAGTTTAGAGGTTAGGTGACTCAGGTTTGGATCGGTGGACGCTGGGTGTGGTGGTTACAGACATCAAAAGAATTGCGGCCTCCTTTTTTTCATGCATTTTTCGTCATATTCCTCGTGGTTTGAATGGTGCGGCACATCTGCTAGCTCGTTCCTGTGAGAACTCTGCTTTTATGAGCTTCCATGATGTAATCTCGGATCTAATCCGGCAAACTCTATGTACTGATGTTAAGTTATAAATAAAGAGCCGTACTTTCTCTCATaaaaaagcttaaggcttatattttttcagaaagtcaaactatgttaagtttgactaagtttttataaaAAATAGTTAACATGTCAAATACAAAACTAATgttattagatagataatgaactatattttcatgtgctatctacaaaatatcatatttattgatagattattctaaaattttggtcaaactttacttgctttgactttTTCAAAAAAATTATAAGCCTTAAGCCTTGAGATGGAGGTAGTATCAGTTAGCGGACTACTAACTCTGCTTCGGTACGTACCAATCCAAAAACAGAAACAATTACCACTGACTTTTTTGTGTGACATATTACTGTTTgcgattattattattatttgaaatttaaaaccacTTTATTAAGCAAACAGCAGGCCGCATCATTAAAAGTCTCCCAGCCCCTTACGGTACCCtgagaggaaaagagtgcgtctggaacCTGCTACCGCACATCACAATATAGTTACATCgaatatgagtttctctaaaatAAAACTAGGGGGTTCATTGATCCAATTACAAGAGTTTTGCTCTCAGAAACTATTTCTAGCTAGGAAGTGGGCAACTTCATTTGCGTCTCTCCCGCAGTGCTTGAAGGAGACCTTCCTAATACCAGCAGCTAGGTCCATACAGTCCAAAATGATCACCGAAGCGTCTCCCCACCAAGCATCCACTCTCGAACACGCATCAACTATTTCTTGCGAATCCGATTCCATGATCACATTGTTAACCCCCATACGATTAGCATGGGCAAGCCCCTCTTAATCGCCATGGCTTCAGCAACATTCACCGATGTAATATTTGGGAGATAGACCGAAGAGGCTGCCATAAAATTACCATTATAATCACGCATAACAACATGTGAGGCTTGGAAGAAAGAACCATCAACGTTCACCTTATTTTGTCGCACTAGAGGCTTCTCCCATTTGTGCTGGCTTGCCGAAACTTTTGCACCCACCTTTGCCACGTTTGCCGTGATCGATAGGATAGATAATTTGCATTTGAACATAGGTGGAACCGGCTCCCCATTTGTTCTTTGTCACCGAATCCACCAAAGATACCAACGGGTAGTACGGATAACTTCTCTCACACCGATTGAGTTGAATCTAGGCATAGAACCATCAGAGCGAAGGAGATGTTCCAGAATTGTTGACCCCGCACGATCAGATATCATAGCATCATTGATCGCCTCAGAAAGCTCGAGTGACATCCAAATTTTACTCGCCGTGTCACATTGAAATAAGAGGTTCTTAATGTCCTCAGGCCCTTGCATGCAAATAGGACATTGGCCGGAGGTACCAATATGTCTATTGGCCAATATCGATTTCAGGGGAATCACATCGTGGAGGGCACACCAATGGAATTTTTTAACTTTGCTTGGAATTTTTAAACCCCGCAGATTCTTCCATACTGGATTCAGCACCGAGGATCCAGGTAGGGATAACTGATTTTCTCTAGCCCCAAATTGGTGTCTCCATTGAAGATAATACCTAGGTCGAACCGAATATCT
This region of Lolium perenne isolate Kyuss_39 chromosome 2, Kyuss_2.0, whole genome shotgun sequence genomic DNA includes:
- the LOC127336658 gene encoding WAT1-related protein At1g68170; protein product: MGGAGWGVMEGMKPVAGMVVVQFVFAGVNIFYKLAVSDGMDMRVLIAYRYIFASVVLAPLAYCVERKKRTKLTWRVIVLSFICGLCGGSLAQNLYISGMKLTSATFASAMTNLIPAITFVLAVLFRYEGLAIRTVPGQAKVAGTLLGVGGAMLLTFYKGAQVTLWPPTHVNLAAQLAARHHSSHPSAAATIATSEPSSGNRAMGSLLCTGSCFFYALWLILQARLSREYPFHYSTTALMCLMSALQSALFALCFDRDPAQWRLTFDVRLLAVVYTGVLASGVMLVVLSWCVKRRGPLFASVFNPMMLVIVAVLSSLLLGEELHLGSVLGAVLIVVGLYAVLWGKGREAAAASPEHGKAAAPAHEVPHIDIVVHRHPPPPPSPQQQPQSPEAASAAR